CCTGAGCCTCGAGCTCCGCCGAGCGGCCACGGTGAGAGCCGCTTCGTCCATCGTGCCCTTCTCTGGGCCAATAGACCAAGTGATGAAACTAAACATGGCCCACCACTCGCACGGATTAGTATGCGACGGTATTGTATCACGGCTCCTGACCGCTGTCAGGATTTCGCGAGGGGGGGACTAGGGCTTAAGCCCCAATAATCCTGGCGTAGACTTGGCGCGGCCGGTTGTGCCCATTGCCACTAGATTCCGTCGCCACGCATCGGCATGTGCGTTCGCCCCGCCGTCGTGTTTCGACAGTGGCGCGGATCAGGGGTTCCGAATCGCGGTGCCCGTGGACGTGTTCAGGTAAGGCAGCCAGCGCACCTGCAGGATGCGGTCGAGGTCCATCAGTGCGTCTTTGGCGGAGCTCGCCTATAGCGCGTAATCCCCCGTATGCGCGTCGGAGATGTAGGCGGAGAGGAGGTCAACGGCGGCCTGCACGTCCGAGGCGTGCACCATCTCGTTCACGGTGTGGATGTAGCGGGTTGGCACGGACAGAGTGATACTCGCGATTCCCGCCCGTGAGCGCTGGATGGCCCCGGCGTCCGTTCCACCCCGCGGAAGCACCTCCATTTGGTGCGGGATACCCTTCTTCTCCGCGATGCAGCGGAAGTGCTCCACCAGCTTTGGATTGCAGATGAGCGACCCGTCCATGATCTTGATCGCCGCGCCCGCGCCGAGTTTCGTCACCGCATCCTGCTCGGGTGGTCCGGGGAAGTCGTTGGCGATGGTCACGTCGAGCGCGACTCCGATATCGGGCTGGATGTGGTAGGCGGCGGTCTCGGCACCGCGCAACCCAACCTCTTCCTGCACGGTGGCAACGGCGTACACATCCACCTTGTGCTTCTTCACCGCGCGCACTGCCTCGACCATCACGTAGACTCCGACGCGGTCGTCCATGCACTTGCAGGTGAAGCAGTCGCCGCACTGCTCCATCTTTCGGTCCATGGTCACCATGTCGCCCACGCGGACCTTCTCCTTTACCGTGTCGGCGGGCAATCCGAGGTCCACGAAGAAGGTGTCGAGCTGCGGGGCCTGCGCCTTTTCGGCGTCGGTGAGCATGTGCACGGGCTTGGAGCCGTAGGCGAGCACGCCGGGCAGCGTGTCGCCGTTCGACGTGGTCACCACCACACGCTGGGCGAAGAGCTGCCTCGGGTCGAAACCTCCTAGGGGCTGAAGGCGAACGAAGCCTTTGTCGTCCACGAACTTGACGATGAAGCCGATTTCGTCCATGTGCGCGGCGATCATGAGGCGCTTCTTGCCGTCCCCCTTCTTAACGCACACCACGTTGCCCATGGTGTCCGTGGTCACCTCGTCCACCAACGGCTCCATTTCTTTGCGGACGATCTCGCGGATGGCCTCTTCCCTACCCGGGATACCCCGTGCCTCCACCAACGTTCGCAGCAGCTCGACGTTCACACCGTTCACCTCCAGGCAACGAGGATTCGGCGGCCGACCCCCCGTCCCTGCGGTGGCAGCCCGGAAGCAAGGGCGCGGCACGTGCGGGCACGTTGGTGACTCGTGGCGATGGCATCCCTCTATCCGAGGGCGGATGGAGGGATGGGTGGTCGCACACCTCGAGAGCGCGAGCAGGCTCGCGCCTACTCCGCGCCAATGCCATGTGAGCGGCGGGACGCCGGAACCACGGGTACCACGCGCCCTGCGGGCGCTAGCTGCCTGAGGCGGCCTTCGCCTTCTGAAGGGTGAGGATCGCTTGCTGGGCACCTTCGGGGGTCAGGATCTCCCGAAGGAGAGACTCCACGCGCTCCCTCATCCCCTCGTCACCGAGGCGATCGCGAGCAAGTTGCTCTATCGCACCCTGGACCTGGTTATCGGGTAGCTTACGGTAGTACTCCAAGCGCTCCATCGCGCGAGCCCTAGCACCCTCGAACATTCCGCGGAACTGGTCGCGCTGGCGACCCCGATCTCCTCCGCCTAGCAGCCCCTCGATCTCGCCACGGACCATGCGCATCTCACCCCGCATGAACTCCATTACCGCCATCTGCGAGAAGCGCGGCCACTCGGCATCGGGAACGCTGCGGATGCGGCCCATCAGTTCGACGGCCTCCTGACGGTCCTCCGGACGGATGGCCACTTGGTCGAATTGAGCCTTGGTCAAGATGTCCACGGAGCTTCGGATGGCTTCGTCAATCGCGCTCTCGCGCTGCTCGGCGAGTTGGTCGAGCCGTGCTTTCCACTCATCGAGCCTCTGCAGCTGTTGCTGTGTGTACTTCAGCCCGGACACCGCGTACTTGAGGAAGTCGTCTGCGCGGCTGCGCTCGCGCTCGTACAGGCTCTGCAGGGACTTGTCGTAGTCCTGTCGGGCGCGCTCGATGAGGGCTGCCTTGGACGCGAGCTTCTCGAGCTGCAGTGCAGTCGGATTCAGCGGTACGAGGCGACCCAATACCTGTGCTGCACCGAACGCAGTCTTAGCATCCCACTGCGTGGTCTGACTCCAGGTGCCCGAGACGGCCGCAAGGGCGACCGTGACCCACATGGCCTGTGCATGAACTCGCATCTTCTTCCTCCTAACGGCGTGATGTCGCGTGGCAACGGTACCCGATCGGAAAGGCGGGCGGGCCGGAGGCGCATAACCTCTCTACCTCTGACGTCAGAGCCCGGTAGAAGTTCGGCTGGCAGGCTCGTAAAGAAAAGTGCCCGGTCGGTGCCCTGACCGGGAGGAGGAGCCAGGGTAAGTGGCGAAGACGACCACATACTTTGTCTTGAAAGGGGTGCGGTCATGAAGCACGTTGCGTTTCTTGCCATGCTTTGCGTTTGCTTTCCCAGTCCCAGCCGCGCCCAAGACCCTACCGTGCCGGTTCTAGGCGGGCCGCTCGTGTACGCCGCCGGCTACATTGACCAGACCCTGCCTGTCGCCTCGTTCGAGCTGAACTACGTGCTCGACATCAGCCCGG
This sequence is a window from Fimbriimonadia bacterium. Protein-coding genes within it:
- a CDS encoding M42 family metallopeptidase, which encodes MEPLVDEVTTDTMGNVVCVKKGDGKKRLMIAAHMDEIGFIVKFVDDKGFVRLQPLGGFDPRQLFAQRVVVTTSNGDTLPGVLAYGSKPVHMLTDAEKAQAPQLDTFFVDLGLPADTVKEKVRVGDMVTMDRKMEQCGDCFTCKCMDDRVGVYVMVEAVRAVKKHKVDVYAVATVQEEVGLRGAETAAYHIQPDIGVALDVTIANDFPGPPEQDAVTKLGAGAAIKIMDGSLICNPKLVEHFRCIAEKKGIPHQMEVLPRGGTDAGAIQRSRAGIASITLSVPTRYIHTVNEMVHASDVQAAVDLLSAYISDAHTGDYAL